AATCGATCGCCGGTGTCGACCTGGCCGGTGAAGACGTCGGGCGCGCCCATGCCCGGAAGCGGCTGGAGGGTATCGCGCGCTTCGCTGTGGCCGATGCGTCCGTCCTGCCCTTTCACGACCGGAGTTTCGACCTGGCCCTGTTTTCCTGGTCGTTGTGATGAGTGCGACAAGAGGGCATGGGGCATGCCCTTCACGAAACCATACGCGTACTGAAGCCTGGTGGCCGGATCGTTGACATCCGTCCGTATTTCCCGGCAAGACTGGGCAATCGTCGACACGCGAGGCAGCAGGTGTACTGCCAGGTCGCCCATGAAGTTAATCGGGTGGCAACGCTGGCCCGGGACTACGTCGATTTTCATTTCGCGGACCGGGTGGTGGCGGAAGCGGTCCGGGACGGCAGCCTGGACGCGGTTTTTCACACAGATTTCGTTTTCCGGCACTATTTCGACAGCCTGGAACTGTTCGACCGGTGCAGGGCCATGTGGTGGGACAAGGCGCACATTCCTGTTGCGGATCGGCGCTGCCTCGAACGAACCTTGAGGTGTCATCCCTCGGCCGTAATTCGTGTCGATACACCAGTACAACTTCAAGTACTGACGAAAAGGTAGAGAAAAGGAGGGAGCATTCCGCCATGGTCCAGCCCATCTCGTTGAAACACCGCATCCGCAGCGGCGAAATCGTGACCGGCCTGGGCGTATCCATGGATTCCAGCCGGGAAGACCTGAAACGGTATCTTCAACAGGGCAAGATCGATTTCTTCAACGTGGACTGTCAGCACGGCCCCCAGAGTGAGGATCGGATCGTGTCCTTCTGCGCCTCCGCCGAGGCGCTGGACGTGCCGGTGATCCTGCGCATCAAGCATACCCGGCACACCTACCTGATCGGGAACTACCTGGACCTGGGGCCAGCCGGAATCCTCGTTCCCGAAGTCAGGGCGGAAGCCACGGTGCGCGAGGCGGTCCATTTCTTCTACTATCCGCAATTCGGCGGCAGAAGCTGGGGAGGAAACGCGCGCCATGGCATTGCCGGTCGTGACGACCGCCTCGACTATGCGGCCTGGTGGAACGACACGGGCGTGCTATGGCTACAGCTCGAATCGGTCGACGCCGTCATCAACTGCCGGAAACTGGCACTGGAGGGCGTGGACGTCCTCACTTTCGGTCCCAACGATCTCATGTTCGACATCGAGCGGTACCAAAACGCGCCGTTCCGGACCGTCGACGACTGCGTCCGCCACGTCGCCCGGGAAATGGAGGGAACGTCCGTCGCCGTCAGCCTGGCCCTCCTGGACCCGTCGGACCGGCAGAAGTATATCGACATGGGACTGACCGTGCTCCAGACGCCCATGGTGGTCTGATCCGGACCTGTACGTCCATTTCAAACCCAAAGGAACCATTGATGAATCGTCCGCCGGAAGCATACATCCATGTCGATGAAACATCCCTGCTGGCCTTCACGACGGCCTGTTTCGAGAAGGTTGGCCTGTCCGGCCATCATGCTTCGATCATCAGCCGGTTGCTGGTAAACTCCGACCTCAGAGGCGTTCGCAGTCACGGGGTCCGCGCGGCATCCGGCTATACGCGGTCATTCGCCGAGGGGCATCACAATCCACGGCCCAGTGTGCGAGTCATCGCCGAATCACCCACTGCCGTCATCGTGGACGGCGACGGCACGCTCGGATACTGGCCCATGGTGGATGCGACGGAAGGCGCTATCGCAAAGGCCCGTGAAACCGGGCTGGGCATGGGATTGGCCCGGCACATCGGCCATTACGGTTCGGCGGGCCACTACACCCGCATGTGCATGGAGTCGGGCTGTATCGGATTCTCGGTCCAGGGTTACCGCAACATGGGGGATGCCCGCGGCCAGGATCCGAAACCGCAGATCGGTTACTTCGGCAATCCGCCGCTCTGTTTCGGCATTCCGGCGGGCGACGAACCGCCCATCGTGCAGGACGTGGCCACACGCATCCTGGCCGACTATCAGCATTCGCCCGAATTCGACGATCTCCTGTCCCGCATACCGGCCGCCTTCTTCAAGAGCATCGGTTACGGGGCGGTCGCCACGGTCCTGGGATGCGCACTGGCCGGCGCCGCGTTGCCGGAGGCTGATGAAGTTGAGACCCGGTGGCCCGGAGCGAACCACGGCGGCATGGTACTGGCCATTCACATCGAAACGGTGATTCCAACGGCGGATTTCAAGAAGGAAGTCGATCGATTCGTACGGGACGTGAGAGAAACCTACGAGCCCATGCCGGGATACGACGACGCCTTGCTGCCCGGCGCGATCGAAGAAGCGCGTGTGGCACTCCACCGGGAGCAGGGCATCCGGTTCGGCGAGATCGAACAGCGCACCGTACGGGAAATGAGTGAGCGGCTGAACGTACCGTTGCCCTGGAGTGATCGGGACTAACGTGCAGGTAAACCGGTAGGTCTAAAAAAACGCTCACCGCGCGTAGTCTTCATTCAGTCGAGAGGGGAAACAACGTGGCAAAGTACCGCGCAGGACTCATCGGATTGGGCTGGATGGGCATGCTTTACGATCTCGCGGAAAGGACCGGCGTGTGGGACGTGGATGATATCGATCGCCCGACGCCCGAACTGAACATCCGCCGGCGCTTCCACTACCACGAGAACCCGGGCACCGAGGGTCTGCCTTCCTCCTACGCCGAAGCGCTGTGGGACCGGCCGGAGATCGACCTGATCGCCGCAGCGGACAGGGATGTGAAACGGCTTCGCGCCTTCCGGGAACGGTACGGCGTCGTGTCCCTCTATGACGACGCCGGGGACATGCTGGCCATCGAACGGCCGGATATCGTATCCGTCGCGACGAACACCAAACATCGCGCTGATCTCACCTGCCTCGCCGTCCACCATGGCGCGAAGGGGATCTTCACCGAGAAGCCCATGGCCCATACCCTTGAGGAAGCGGACCGGATGGTGCGTACCTGCGCGGAAGCGGGCGTGCCGTTGAGCTGCGGGGCGATCGCCACCACCCATCCATCCTTCGCCCGTGCCGGCGCGCTGGTGCGTGACGGCGACATCGGGGAGCTGCTGTCGATCGAAGCGCCGGGACCCTTCGCCCAACACCAGAACTGGTCCTATTTCCTGGACAGCGAACCGGCCTGGGTAATCGGTACCGGCGATGAACCGCGGCGGGAAACGGGCAGCGACGAATTCACCGGTCAGGGCCTGATGGTGACTGAAAGCGGCCTCGTGGTGCATTTTCGCAAGGGCGCACCCGGGGTACGCCTGCACGGCAGCAAAGGCGACCTGGCTTACGACTTCCCCACAGGCTGGCAGCGATGGGAGGCGATGGAGGTGGAAGGCCGGCCCTACCGGGTGGAAGTGCCCTGGCCAGGACCTCAGTTTGTGCCCCCCTATGGCGGGGTGTATTCGCTGAACGACGTGATGGACTGCATGGCGGGGAAGCT
The DNA window shown above is from Gemmatimonadota bacterium and carries:
- a CDS encoding class I SAM-dependent methyltransferase, encoding MKGVRVDPERRETRMLRRHVPFAGARVLDIGCGDGRLSNRIRGWIESIAGVDLAGEDVGRAHARKRLEGIARFAVADASVLPFHDRSFDLALFSWSL
- a CDS encoding Ldh family oxidoreductase yields the protein MNRPPEAYIHVDETSLLAFTTACFEKVGLSGHHASIISRLLVNSDLRGVRSHGVRAASGYTRSFAEGHHNPRPSVRVIAESPTAVIVDGDGTLGYWPMVDATEGAIAKARETGLGMGLARHIGHYGSAGHYTRMCMESGCIGFSVQGYRNMGDARGQDPKPQIGYFGNPPLCFGIPAGDEPPIVQDVATRILADYQHSPEFDDLLSRIPAAFFKSIGYGAVATVLGCALAGAALPEADEVETRWPGANHGGMVLAIHIETVIPTADFKKEVDRFVRDVRETYEPMPGYDDALLPGAIEEARVALHREQGIRFGEIEQRTVREMSERLNVPLPWSDRD
- a CDS encoding Gfo/Idh/MocA family oxidoreductase — its product is MAKYRAGLIGLGWMGMLYDLAERTGVWDVDDIDRPTPELNIRRRFHYHENPGTEGLPSSYAEALWDRPEIDLIAAADRDVKRLRAFRERYGVVSLYDDAGDMLAIERPDIVSVATNTKHRADLTCLAVHHGAKGIFTEKPMAHTLEEADRMVRTCAEAGVPLSCGAIATTHPSFARAGALVRDGDIGELLSIEAPGPFAQHQNWSYFLDSEPAWVIGTGDEPRRETGSDEFTGQGLMVTESGLVVHFRKGAPGVRLHGSKGDLAYDFPTGWQRWEAMEVEGRPYRVEVPWPGPQFVPPYGGVYSLNDVMDCMAGKLDEPKNSGRRVAMALEVEIALKLSSARGGVRVDLPLEDRSLGLNYDWFR